A genomic window from Cotesia glomerata isolate CgM1 linkage group LG7, MPM_Cglom_v2.3, whole genome shotgun sequence includes:
- the LOC123269348 gene encoding vacuolar protein sorting-associated protein 41 homolog produces the protein MNSSNKDDQSQDDQDADLDEVEPRLKYVRMQNDIKNILQNDAASCIAVHPKFLCLGSHMGKIHLLDHQGNNIQSKTLQAHSLTVNQVSIDQNGDYIASCCDKGKIFIYGLYTRENNNIINLERQIKSIALDPAFSKSGTSKRFITGDDKLMLYEKTFLSRLKLTVLSEAEGGVRSVAWAGQFVAWASDTGVRLYDLNARCSLGLMKWPRTPEAPPENYRCNLRWNGDRTLLIGWVDTVRICQIRKRSHQEMVNRNLPEFAVDPISTFQVDFYISGIAPLENQLVLLGCLKELSDKGTSQRPTLHVVEPKYQDFVDVSANFLGLRGYEAYNCNDYHLDCLPDENRFFIVSPKDIVVASLYDADDRIEWLLSHKKFEQALEAVTVNGGRDCKRHTLIYVGRVYLDHLLACGKYDEAGKLCLKVLGRDKKLWEEEVYKFARVHQLRSISSYLPRGDVTLDPLVYEMVLYEYLKMDPDGFLQLVKEWPAKLYTVAAVVNGVLEHLLVHNTRQNVLLEALAILYSHDGKYDKALAMYLKLRHKDVFQLIQKHQLYNAVYDMIEGLMDLDADRATQFFLEKDRVPSEVVVAKLQNNPRYLYLYLDALDKRDTKDSKGKYHGLLIRLYADYSRDKLLPLLRRSDNYPIQSALDICSQRQFYPEMVYLLGRIGNTSEALGLMTRELNDMESAIAFCQEHDDEELWNDLINYSLSNPENITFLLQKIGTYVDPRLMVQRIAPGMEIPGLKKALVKMMCDYNLQVSVQEGCKKILSNDYFNLHERLVKAHQKGLFVDDDQMCGACHRKVIVRDPRNLVVFYCKHLFHEDCLPDFEQIENCVICNPQKDKVIS, from the exons gaTGACCAGAGTCAGGATGACCAAGATGCTGATCTGGATGAAGTCGAACCGCGGCTGAAGTATGTAAGGATGCAGAATGatattaagaatattttacaaaatgatGCTGCTTCTTGTATCGCAGTCCATCCTAAG TTTCTTTGCCTGGGCTCGCACATGGGTAAAATCCACCTGCTCGACCACCAGGGCAACAACATCCAGTCAAAAACATTGCAAGCCCACTCTTTAACAGTAAACCAGGTCTCAATAGACCAAAACGGGGACTACATAGCCTCTTGCTGCGACAAAGGTAAAATCTTTATCTACGGCTTGTACACCCGAGAGAACAACAACATAATAAACCTCGAGCGTCAAATAAAAAGCATCGCCCTAGACCCCGCGTTTTCCAAATCGGGAACCTCCAAGCGCTTCATAACCGGAGACGACAAGCTGATGCTCTACGAAAAGACTTTCCTATCCCGCTTGAAACTTACCGTTCTAAGCGAAGCCGAAGGCGGAGTAAGATCAGTAGCTTGGGCCGGACAATTCGTAGCCTGGGCCTCTGACACCGGAGTCCGGTTGTACGACCTCAACGCCCGTTGTTCCCTAGGCTTAATGAAATGGCCTCGAACCCCCGAAGCGCCTCCCGAAAACTACCGATGTAACCTCCGTTGGAACGGGGACCGAACCCTGTTGATAGGTTGGGTGGACACTGTCCGAATCTGCCAAATCCGCAAGCGCTCCCATCAGGAAATGGTCAACAGAAACCTCCCCGAATTCGCTGTAGACCCAATCTCTACCTTCCAAGTCGACTTCTACATCTCCGGAATCGCGCCCTTAGAAAACCAGCTGGTTCTCCTTGGATGTCTCAAAGAGCTGAGCGACAAGGGAACTAGCCAAAGACCCACCCTCCACGTGGTAGAACCCAAGTACCAAGATTTCGTAGACGTATCCGCGAATTTCCTGGGATTGAGAGGCTACGAAGCCTACAACTGTAACGACTACCACCTAGATTGTCTCCCAGACGAAAACCGGTTCTTCATAGTCTCTCCTAAAGACATAGTAGTCGCAAGTCTCTACGACGCAGACGACCGGATTGAGTGGTTGCTCAGCCACAAGAAGTTTGAACAAGCTCTAGAAGCCGTTACCGTAAACGGCGGCCGAGATTGCAAGAGACACACTCTAATTTACGTTGGCAGGGTCTACCTAGATCACTTGCTAGCTTGTGGAAAGTACGACGAGGCAGGAAAACTCTGCCTGAAAGTCCTGGGTCGGGACAAGAAGCTCTGGGAGGAAGAGGTCTATAAATTCGCTAGGGTCCACCAATTGAGGTCTATCTCTTCTTATCTCCCCAGAGGAGACGTTACTTTAGATCCTCTAGTTTATGAAATGGTACTTTACGAATACCTGAAGATGGACCCTGATGGGTTTCTTCAGTTGGTCAAAGAATGGCCCGCTAAACTGTACACAGTAGCGGCAGTAGTTAACGGAGTGCTGGAGCATCTTCTGGTTCACAATACCCGGCAAAATGTCTTGCTGGAGGCCCTGGCTATTCTGTATAGCCACGACGGAAAGTATGACAAAGCTCTGGCGATGTACCTAAAGTTAAGGCACAAAGACGTTTTCCAGTTGATCCAAAAGCACCAATTGTACAACGCGGTTTATGACATGATTGAAGGTCTGATGGACCTGGACGCTGATCGGGCGACCCAGTTTTTCCTGGAGAAAGATAGAGTCCCGTCGGAAGTAGTTGTTGCCAAGTTGCAGAACAATCCGAGGTATTTGTACTTGTACTTGGACGCTTTGGATAAAAGGGATACTAAAGATTCTAAGGGAAAGTATCATGGTCTGCTGATCAGGCTGTACGCGGACTACTCTAGGGATAAGTTACTACCTTTGTTGAGGAGGTCAGACAACTATCCGATCCAGTCTGCGTTGGATATTTGTAGCCAAAGACAGTTTTATCCAGAAATGGTGTATTTGTTGGGGAGAATTGGAAACACATCGGAAGCTTTGGGATTGATGACTCGCGAGCTTAATGATATGGAATCTGCGATTGCGTTTTGTCAGGAGCATGATGATGAAGAGTTGTGGAATgatcttattaattattcgttGAGCAATCCGGAGAATATTACCTTCTTGCTGCAGAAGATAGGGACTTATGTTGATCCGAGATTGATGGTCCAGCGGATTGCTCCTGGAATGGAGATCCCTGGGCTGAAGAAAGCTTTGGTGAAGATGATGTGCGATTATAATCTTCAGGTGTCGGTTCAGGAAGGATGTAAAAAGATTCTTTCTAATGATTACTTTAATTTGCATGAGCGGTTGGTCAAAGCGCATCAGAAAGGACTGTTTGTTGATGATGATCAGATGTGCGGAGCTTGCCACAGAAAGGTTATTGTTAGGGATCCGAGGAATCTAGTcgttttttactgcaaacatTTGTTTCATGAAGATTGTTTGCCGGACTTTGAACAGATTGAAAACTGTGTCATTTGTAATCCGCAGAAGGATAAAGTTATTAGTTAA
- the LOC123269352 gene encoding spermidine synthase, with the protein MDAFKKGWFSEFNDLWPGISVSFEVTKILHHEKSQFQDILLVDTKAHGRLLVLDGIIQCSESDEFSYQEMISFLPLCTHPNPKNVLIVGGGDGGVAREVVKHPGVEHVTQVEIDGRVLELSRQYLPSLACGLSHPKVTLYVGDGFEFMQKHSQQFDVIITDSSDPIGPAECLFQESYFALMKTALKPGGLVCSQAGTIWSNDLQVEKTLEHCKSVFPAASYAYTSVPTYPTGQIGFVMGSLNPNTKFGEPVKVFTENELDEMKLKYYDDKIHRSSFVLPRFAAKAIKNLVK; encoded by the exons ATGGATGCCTTCAAGAAAGGATGGTTCAGTGAGTTCAACGACTTATGGCCTGGTATCAGTGTTTCTTTTGAAGTTACTAAAATTTTGCATCATGAAAAATCACAgtttcaagatattttgctaGTTGATac AAAAGCCCACGGAAGACTATTGGTCCTCGATGGAATAATCCAGTGTTCCGAGAGCGATGAATTTTCATAccaagaaatgatttcttttttaCCACTCTGCACTCATCCAAATCCCAAAAAT GTTCTGATAGTCGGTGGAGGTGACGGTGGAGTAGCCAGAGAAGTAGTTAAACACCCAGGAGTAGAGCATGTAACTCAGGTAGAAATCGACGGACGTGTTTTGGAATTATCACGTCAATACTTACCTTCTTTAGCCTGTGGGTTGTCGCATCCCAAAGTAACTCTTTACGTTGGTGACGGGTTTGAATTTATGCAGAAACATTCTCAGCAATTCGATGTTATCATTACTGATAGCAGTGATCCTATTG GACCAGCTGAATGTTTATTCCAAGAATCATATTTCGCGCTTATGAAGACAGCATTGAAACCCGGAGGCCTTGTTTGCAGTCAAGCCGGAACAATTTGGTCTAACGATTTGCAAGTCGAAAAAACATTGGAACACTGCAAGTCAGTTTTTCCAGCCGCTTCCTATGCATACACTTCAGTTCCGACTTATCCCACCGGACAAATTGGTTTCGTGATGGGAAGTTTGAATCCc aacaCAAAATTTGGAGAACCAGTTAAAGTATTCACAGAAAATGAATTAGATGAAATGAAGCTTAAATACTACGATGATAAAATCCACAGGTCGTCGTTTGTGCTTCCTAGATTTGCTGCtaaagcaattaaaaatttagtcaagtaa